The proteins below are encoded in one region of Picrophilus oshimae DSM 9789:
- a CDS encoding MFS transporter — protein sequence MPLFVVLYLKSNVVLVGIVSSVSSAASVPALIFWGNISDRIKKRKIFILIGFFGSFASLMLVLTVHNITSYLIMLIAFQIIAMASVPVSTLLILENSSRDLWPSIMGKFNSYNAIGTVVGIGSGIAFLTLYSYKGSAVLPYVYIISAMVYLAAGISSIFTLKEPQIIIKRNRLNWIYTVRLFERLRFFPTHIIHTGINSNGHKISMDLKRYLVVTFILMAAFQIFFVPYPVFVLKRFSATDNEIYIMYLLNSLMSAITFFPAGKYIKYIGSNRMLIYSVSLRAVIFTVMGILTISASGLYYFILFILVYGMLGGIWSFISISEITSISNMADKNTRGKVIGYYNSLNGAGQIFGSLLSGFIAYDISYLFDFILSSLIIVSMIVYIIKMNPPDISVKIRPSRVSQKGEKDS from the coding sequence ATACCCTTATTTGTTGTTTTATACCTTAAAAGCAACGTTGTTCTTGTTGGTATTGTTTCATCTGTTTCATCTGCTGCCTCCGTGCCTGCACTGATTTTCTGGGGTAATATATCAGACAGAATAAAGAAGAGAAAGATATTCATATTAATAGGTTTCTTTGGGTCTTTTGCATCCCTTATGCTTGTTCTCACAGTTCATAATATAACATCTTACCTTATTATGTTAATAGCATTTCAGATCATAGCCATGGCCAGCGTGCCCGTGTCAACGTTGCTTATACTTGAGAACTCCAGCAGAGATCTATGGCCATCAATCATGGGAAAATTCAACAGCTACAATGCCATAGGAACAGTTGTTGGCATTGGATCTGGAATAGCCTTTCTCACCCTATATTCTTATAAGGGCAGTGCCGTGCTTCCATACGTTTATATCATTTCTGCAATGGTTTACCTTGCTGCAGGTATATCATCGATATTCACACTTAAGGAGCCGCAGATAATAATAAAAAGGAACAGGCTAAACTGGATATACACAGTAAGGCTCTTTGAAAGGCTAAGATTCTTCCCGACACATATAATACACACAGGAATCAATTCAAACGGCCATAAGATTTCAATGGATCTTAAAAGGTACCTTGTGGTCACATTTATATTAATGGCGGCATTCCAGATCTTCTTTGTGCCATACCCGGTCTTCGTTCTTAAAAGGTTCAGTGCAACGGACAATGAGATATACATTATGTACCTGTTAAACAGCCTCATGTCTGCGATTACGTTCTTCCCCGCTGGAAAATACATAAAATACATTGGGTCAAACCGGATGCTTATATACTCTGTATCTTTAAGGGCGGTAATATTCACTGTAATGGGCATATTAACAATCAGCGCCTCTGGTCTTTATTACTTCATATTGTTTATTCTGGTTTATGGAATGCTTGGCGGTATATGGAGCTTTATAAGCATAAGCGAGATTACAAGCATATCAAACATGGCTGATAAGAACACCAGGGGAAAGGTGATAGGCTATTACAATTCACTGAACGGCGCAGGCCAGATATTTGGCTCCCTGTTATCCGGATTTATTGCCTATGATATCAGCTACCTATTCGATTTTATTTTATCATCATTAATTATAGTTTCAATGATAGTATACATAATAAAAATGAATCCTCCAGACATAAGTGTAAAAATCAGACCCTCACGCGTTTCACAAAAAGGTGAAAAAGATTCTTAA
- a CDS encoding glycosyltransferase family 2 protein: MKISAVIPTINEAETIGAVINGLKSIENIEIIVVDSNSNDGTPDIARSLGATVINEPRKGYGRAYKTGIERASGDIIVCLDGDNTYPYKMVRPLIDILLIDNVDFISCDRMTLRSKSNYTSLHRFGNMVLNLSIKLLFNFSLKDSQSGMWVFKKDLYNKMGYLGDGMSFSEDIKIEAIRHGKLIEIPIVYGVRLSRPKLRTWEDGFKNLFHLFVKRVRV, encoded by the coding sequence ATGAAGATCAGTGCGGTGATACCAACAATAAACGAGGCCGAGACAATAGGTGCGGTCATTAATGGTTTAAAATCCATTGAAAATATTGAAATAATCGTTGTTGACAGCAACTCAAACGATGGAACACCAGATATAGCGAGATCACTTGGTGCAACTGTTATAAATGAACCAAGAAAAGGTTACGGCCGTGCATATAAAACAGGCATTGAAAGGGCCTCAGGTGATATAATAGTATGCCTGGATGGCGATAATACCTATCCTTACAAAATGGTAAGGCCATTAATAGACATACTTTTAATCGATAACGTCGATTTTATATCATGTGACAGAATGACATTGCGAAGCAAGAGTAACTACACATCATTGCACCGGTTTGGAAACATGGTTTTAAATCTTTCAATAAAGCTGCTCTTTAATTTTTCATTAAAGGATTCCCAGAGCGGCATGTGGGTATTTAAAAAGGATCTTTATAACAAAATGGGCTATCTTGGAGATGGCATGTCATTCTCCGAGGATATAAAAATAGAGGCAATAAGGCATGGTAAGTTAATAGAAATACCGATAGTTTATGGTGTAAGGTTGAGCAGGCCCAAGCTGAGAACATGGGAGGACGGCTTTAAGAATCTTTTTCACCTTTTTGTGAAACGCGTGAGGGTCTGA
- a CDS encoding GMP synthase subunit A, translated as MKIYIIDNGGQWTHREWRTVRDLGVDSTIVPNTVDADVLADADGIILSGGPASIESEMSKLGNIKEYMHRYNYPVLGICVGAQFIAIDSGGRVSKALHAEYGKKIVNFTSKDGIFYNVPDSINAWENHNDEIKSISDDYIICAYSDTCRVQAFYHKNRDIFGVQFHPEVNNTEHGTTIFKNFIEKCRR; from the coding sequence ATGAAGATATATATAATAGACAACGGCGGCCAGTGGACGCACAGGGAGTGGCGGACAGTAAGGGATCTTGGCGTTGATTCAACAATAGTACCAAACACAGTGGATGCAGATGTACTCGCTGATGCTGATGGTATTATCCTGTCTGGTGGACCTGCAAGCATTGAGAGTGAAATGAGTAAGCTTGGAAACATAAAGGAGTACATGCACAGATATAATTATCCGGTTCTTGGCATATGTGTTGGCGCCCAGTTCATAGCAATAGACTCAGGTGGCCGTGTTTCAAAGGCATTACATGCCGAGTATGGTAAAAAAATTGTTAATTTTACCTCTAAGGATGGAATATTTTATAATGTTCCTGATTCAATAAATGCCTGGGAAAACCACAATGATGAGATAAAATCGATATCAGATGATTATATAATATGCGCATATTCTGATACATGCAGGGTTCAGGCATTTTATCATAAAAATAGGGATATATTTGGTGTTCAGTTCCATCCAGAGGTAAATAATACAGAGCATGGAACAACAATATTTAAGAATTTTATTGAAAAGTGCAGGAGATAA
- a CDS encoding tRNA (adenine-N1)-methyltransferase, with product MYIIKHGDIIGRLYSDFAIIKNEKIKIPEYRIIEPGDIIKLKGLDFIVIDPQPAYFSYFNLRRTQSISDKDIAYILFKTGVRPGMNILEIGIGIGTMSYAILNILGNGSLTSIDINIENIKNSEKNVNELIDTGNWRIINGDIKKVQGEKYDAVIVDIPDPWNYMNLISESLKPGKYVSFYLPNFDQLEKTVISMEENGIYHEESLELIKRNIIVRENATRPDNKMIGHTAYISIGIKKSIYS from the coding sequence ATGTATATAATAAAGCATGGCGATATTATAGGAAGGCTTTACAGTGACTTTGCAATAATAAAGAATGAAAAAATAAAGATACCTGAGTATAGAATAATAGAGCCCGGGGACATAATAAAGCTAAAGGGCCTTGATTTCATTGTTATTGATCCACAGCCTGCATATTTCAGTTACTTCAATTTAAGAAGGACGCAATCCATATCCGATAAGGATATAGCATATATACTTTTTAAAACAGGGGTAAGACCTGGAATGAACATTCTTGAGATTGGCATTGGCATAGGCACCATGAGCTATGCAATATTAAATATACTTGGTAATGGAAGCCTGACCAGCATAGATATAAACATTGAAAATATAAAAAATTCAGAAAAAAATGTTAATGAATTAATTGATACAGGGAACTGGCGCATCATCAATGGCGATATCAAAAAAGTCCAGGGAGAAAAATACGATGCAGTCATAGTTGACATACCGGATCCATGGAACTACATGAATTTAATATCGGAATCCTTAAAGCCGGGGAAATATGTATCCTTTTATCTGCCAAATTTTGATCAGCTTGAAAAAACCGTAATTTCAATGGAGGAAAATGGAATATATCATGAGGAATCGCTTGAGCTTATAAAGAGAAACATTATAGTAAGGGAAAATGCCACAAGGCCGGATAATAAAATGATAGGCCACACAGCTTATATATCAATAGGTATTAAAAAATCTATTTATTCATAA
- a CDS encoding transcription initiation factor IIB, which produces MEENIGQRCPECGSGHLIRDYERGEVLCGDCGIVIEETSIDQGPEWRAFDSDQDEKRARTGSPMSFLSHDKGLATEISWSNRDYYGKRIPHKNRAQIYRVRKWHQRIRVSNASERNLSLALQLLNDDGSKLGIPKDIKESAALIYRKAVERNLIRGRSIESIVCAAIYAACRQVNIPRTLDEISKAADINKKKIGKAYRHLAKELKLNLKPTTPYSYVSQFCNKLNLDKDVIIKSEEIIRRVNETGISAGKGPTGVAAAAIYIAAIISGKPKTQKEISKVSGVTEVTIRNRYKEITGALDLNYE; this is translated from the coding sequence ATGGAGGAAAATATTGGACAGAGATGCCCCGAGTGTGGTTCAGGGCATCTTATAAGGGATTATGAGAGGGGTGAGGTTTTATGTGGCGATTGTGGTATAGTCATAGAGGAAACATCAATAGACCAGGGCCCGGAATGGCGGGCTTTTGATTCTGATCAGGACGAAAAGCGTGCAAGGACAGGTTCGCCAATGAGTTTTTTGAGCCATGATAAGGGCCTGGCCACAGAGATATCATGGTCCAACAGGGACTATTATGGAAAAAGAATACCACATAAAAACCGTGCCCAGATTTACCGCGTTAGAAAATGGCACCAGCGCATTCGTGTTTCAAATGCATCGGAAAGGAATCTTTCACTGGCCTTACAGCTTTTAAATGATGACGGCTCAAAGCTGGGAATACCGAAAGACATAAAGGAAAGTGCTGCCCTTATATACAGGAAGGCCGTGGAGAGGAATTTAATAAGGGGCCGCAGTATTGAAAGCATAGTATGCGCGGCAATCTATGCGGCATGCAGGCAGGTAAACATTCCAAGGACCCTTGATGAGATCTCCAAGGCTGCAGACATAAACAAAAAGAAGATTGGAAAGGCATACAGGCATCTTGCAAAGGAATTAAAATTAAATTTAAAGCCAACAACACCATATTCCTACGTTTCACAGTTCTGCAACAAATTGAACCTTGATAAGGATGTAATAATTAAAAGCGAGGAGATAATTCGAAGGGTTAATGAAACAGGTATATCAGCTGGAAAGGGACCAACGGGTGTTGCCGCCGCAGCGATATACATAGCCGCAATAATATCCGGAAAGCCAAAGACACAAAAGGAGATATCAAAGGTTTCCGGTGTTACCGAGGTAACAATAAGGAACAGATATAAGGAGATCACCGGTGCACTTGATTTAAATTATGAATAA
- a CDS encoding Gar1/Naf1 family protein: MRYQCRVVHIKNNEMLIRIDNCIKMHENVYSDDGKNVGKIIKILGPVRNPYALVRLREKIDIKDVYVRC, encoded by the coding sequence ATGAGGTATCAGTGCAGGGTCGTTCATATAAAAAACAATGAAATGCTAATACGGATTGATAACTGTATAAAAATGCATGAAAACGTTTACAGTGATGATGGAAAAAACGTTGGTAAGATAATCAAAATACTTGGGCCGGTTAGAAATCCGTATGCACTTGTAAGATTGAGGGAGAAGATAGATATTAAAGATGTGTATGTGAGGTGTTAA
- a CDS encoding transcription initiation factor IIB — MVDKKKSIYDIEKCPECGSSQLVRDYERGELICSNCGLVIDDSYIDEGPEWRAFDSEQNESRARTGSPMTYTIHDKGLSTDISWKNKDSYGKSIPTRNRAQLYRLRKWQKRIKVSNAAERNLSQALQELERMTSNLSIPNDVRETAAVIYRKAVKQNMIRGRSIEGVVAGSIYAACRITNVPRTLDEIASVTRVKKKEIGRTYRIMARYLKLNIMPSKPEDYVNRFCSKLRLSMEARKRAEEILKMAVDNDLTSGKGPTGVAAAAIYIASLITGERRTQRAIAEVAGVTEVTIRNRYKELTEKLNLTIEE, encoded by the coding sequence ATGGTTGATAAGAAAAAGAGTATATATGATATTGAAAAATGCCCGGAATGCGGATCATCACAGTTGGTCAGGGATTATGAAAGGGGAGAGTTAATATGCTCAAACTGTGGCCTGGTCATTGATGACAGTTACATTGATGAGGGGCCAGAGTGGCGTGCATTTGACTCAGAGCAAAATGAGAGCCGTGCAAGAACGGGCTCTCCGATGACTTATACAATTCACGATAAGGGTCTCTCAACAGATATATCGTGGAAGAACAAGGATTCATATGGAAAATCAATACCAACAAGAAACAGGGCGCAGCTCTACAGGTTAAGAAAATGGCAGAAGAGAATAAAGGTATCGAATGCCGCTGAGAGAAATCTCTCACAGGCACTGCAGGAACTTGAAAGGATGACATCAAACCTAAGCATACCAAACGATGTTCGTGAAACAGCAGCTGTCATTTACAGAAAGGCCGTGAAGCAGAACATGATACGTGGCAGATCAATAGAGGGTGTTGTTGCAGGCTCAATATATGCTGCATGCAGGATAACAAATGTGCCAAGAACACTTGATGAAATAGCATCTGTTACAAGGGTAAAAAAGAAGGAGATTGGCAGGACCTACAGGATCATGGCAAGGTATCTAAAACTAAATATAATGCCATCAAAGCCAGAGGATTATGTAAACAGGTTCTGCTCAAAGCTTAGATTGTCAATGGAGGCCAGAAAGAGGGCCGAGGAGATACTAAAGATGGCCGTGGACAACGATCTTACTTCAGGAAAGGGGCCAACAGGTGTTGCTGCCGCAGCGATATACATAGCATCATTGATAACCGGAGAAAGGAGAACGCAGCGTGCCATAGCAGAGGTTGCCGGTGTTACAGAGGTAACAATAAGGAACAGATACAAGGAATTAACTGAAAAATTGAACCTAACAATAGAGGAATAA
- the hisG gene encoding ATP phosphoribosyltransferase gives MKFVIPTGRLFYTSLRFLDSIGILIQPEDRKLIFNYNDFTVISVKPDDVPYFVGLGGLGICGLDTVMEINRNLLMLKRLDCSRYRLSVISSMEYDLEDLDGKTVATRHARITREFFNKLGINIKILKLHGALEVAPLTGVADAIVDIIDTGNTIKKNGLIEIKKIMDINPWVISNKRFFYENEDEIKLLLKGGFQVGYI, from the coding sequence ATGAAATTCGTAATACCAACCGGCAGGTTATTTTATACATCTCTTAGATTCCTTGATAGCATTGGAATATTAATACAGCCAGAAGATAGAAAGCTAATATTCAATTACAATGATTTTACTGTAATATCTGTAAAGCCTGATGATGTGCCTTACTTTGTTGGCCTTGGTGGTCTTGGAATCTGTGGCCTTGATACGGTAATGGAGATCAACAGGAATTTATTAATGCTTAAAAGGCTTGATTGCTCAAGATACAGGTTAAGCGTTATATCCAGCATGGAATATGATCTTGAGGATCTTGATGGCAAAACAGTGGCAACCAGGCATGCAAGGATAACAAGAGAGTTCTTTAATAAACTTGGAATTAACATAAAGATCCTAAAGCTGCATGGAGCACTGGAGGTTGCGCCGCTGACAGGTGTTGCAGACGCAATTGTTGACATAATAGATACCGGAAACACAATTAAAAAGAATGGTTTAATTGAAATAAAAAAGATCATGGATATAAATCCATGGGTGATTTCAAATAAAAGGTTTTTTTATGAGAATGAAGATGAAATAAAATTGTTATTAAAGGGAGGTTTTCAGGTTGGATATATATGA
- the hisD gene encoding histidinol dehydrogenase produces the protein MDIYEYVSNIISDVRINGIDALKRYSEAFDNYSGGFTVTDDEIEDADKSIKPGEKDAIKNIYERIYEYHKNQFEGQKINIKNGSIYGIIYRPIDRIGLYVPGKRALPSTLMMLGIPARIAGVKSIVLCTAPENGNVNKYTLYIARLLGIREIYKIGGVQAIAAMAYGISMKPVDKIFGPGNKYVNEAKRQVFGITGIDGLYGPSEICLIADDSANINYIKNDLLSQLEHGEASSAYLITNSLRIYNEVKLENVKKYYKETVEESIELANEIAPEHLELLVNDPLKYLNIIRNAGAVYMGEYGPVPAGDYFLGVNHVLPTGSSARFSSVLTVYDFMKRISVAMPSKYDFLSAVDSGLKLASIENMKMHYKSMEARI, from the coding sequence TTGGATATATATGAATATGTCTCAAATATTATTTCCGATGTAAGGATAAATGGAATTGATGCACTGAAAAGGTATTCAGAGGCATTTGATAATTACAGCGGCGGGTTCACGGTTACAGATGATGAAATAGAAGATGCTGATAAATCAATAAAGCCCGGGGAAAAAGACGCAATAAAAAACATATATGAAAGGATCTATGAATACCACAAAAACCAGTTTGAGGGGCAAAAAATAAACATAAAAAACGGCTCCATCTATGGAATTATCTACAGACCCATTGATAGAATAGGTCTGTACGTTCCCGGTAAAAGGGCACTGCCATCAACTTTGATGATGCTAGGAATACCTGCTAGGATTGCCGGTGTTAAAAGCATTGTACTTTGCACGGCCCCTGAGAATGGTAATGTTAATAAATATACATTGTACATAGCACGTTTGCTTGGCATAAGAGAAATATACAAGATAGGTGGAGTGCAGGCCATAGCGGCCATGGCCTATGGAATATCAATGAAACCTGTCGATAAGATCTTTGGGCCAGGAAATAAATACGTTAATGAGGCAAAAAGGCAGGTCTTTGGGATCACGGGCATTGATGGCCTTTACGGGCCTTCAGAGATATGTTTAATAGCGGATGACTCGGCAAATATAAACTATATAAAGAATGATCTTTTATCACAGCTTGAGCACGGCGAGGCATCATCTGCCTACCTTATAACAAACTCTTTAAGAATATATAATGAGGTAAAATTGGAGAACGTTAAAAAATATTATAAAGAGACAGTTGAGGAGTCAATAGAACTTGCAAATGAAATAGCGCCCGAGCATCTTGAGTTACTTGTAAATGATCCATTGAAATATCTTAATATCATTAGAAACGCGGGCGCAGTTTACATGGGTGAATATGGACCGGTGCCCGCTGGCGATTATTTCCTTGGCGTTAACCACGTTTTACCAACAGGATCCTCGGCAAGGTTTTCCTCTGTGCTTACAGTATACGATTTTATGAAGAGAATATCAGTGGCAATGCCATCAAAGTATGATTTCCTTTCTGCCGTGGACTCCGGACTTAAACTTGCATCAATTGAGAATATGAAGATGCATTACAAATCAATGGAGGCCAGGATATGA
- the hisB gene encoding imidazoleglycerol-phosphate dehydratase HisB, with amino-acid sequence MIRNTRETEIYVELYKDGGINTGDPVLNHMVKTMFFYANIPVTVNAKFDLRHHLWEDLGITIGLEINRVKKDNIKRYGYSIIPMDDALIICSIDFSRSYLNMDVDFKDEEGFEISLIHEFLNALSRTSNITMHFIKMSGENAHHISECMFKALGFSLRSALEASDRIESTKGSI; translated from the coding sequence ATGATAAGAAATACAAGGGAAACAGAGATATACGTTGAATTATATAAAGACGGCGGGATAAACACCGGGGATCCGGTACTGAATCACATGGTAAAAACAATGTTTTTCTATGCAAATATACCTGTTACGGTAAACGCAAAATTTGATCTAAGGCACCACCTCTGGGAGGATCTTGGAATAACCATAGGCCTTGAGATAAATAGGGTAAAAAAAGATAATATAAAGAGGTATGGATATTCGATAATACCAATGGACGATGCATTGATAATATGTTCAATAGATTTCTCCAGGAGCTATTTAAACATGGATGTTGATTTTAAGGATGAGGAGGGTTTCGAGATCTCATTAATTCACGAGTTTTTAAATGCCCTTTCAAGGACATCTAATATAACAATGCATTTTATAAAGATGTCAGGAGAGAACGCACATCACATATCAGAATGCATGTTCAAGGCCCTTGGATTCTCATTGAGATCTGCACTTGAGGCCAGCGACAGGATTGAAAGCACAAAGGGATCAATATGA
- the hisH gene encoding imidazole glycerol phosphate synthase subunit HisH, protein MNMIAIIDYGSGNLASVEKALHGVVTSDPYKIDMADKIVFPGAGSFSAAVSGIKNIRDIIIEKIRNGTPYLGICLGLEILFSESEEGPGTGLSFFNERLKRFKKGIHMGWNTVEFNDNIIFSGIKKGEYFYFVHRYYAPLGSYTCGKTFFNGYFTSFININNIYAVQFHPEKSGEPGLKLLRNFGELA, encoded by the coding sequence ATCAATATGATAGCAATAATCGACTACGGCTCCGGGAATCTTGCAAGCGTTGAAAAAGCACTGCATGGTGTTGTGACGTCTGATCCATATAAAATAGATATGGCAGACAAGATTGTGTTTCCCGGCGCAGGTTCATTTTCAGCAGCTGTCTCTGGCATAAAAAACATAAGAGACATTATAATAGAAAAGATAAGGAATGGAACGCCTTACCTTGGCATATGCCTTGGCCTTGAGATTCTTTTTTCTGAAAGTGAGGAGGGGCCTGGCACCGGCCTGTCATTTTTTAATGAAAGGCTAAAAAGGTTTAAAAAAGGCATTCACATGGGATGGAACACTGTTGAATTCAATGATAATATTATATTTTCTGGAATAAAAAAAGGTGAATATTTTTACTTTGTGCATCGTTACTATGCACCATTAGGTTCTTATACATGCGGCAAAACGTTTTTTAATGGCTATTTTACCTCATTTATAAACATAAATAATATATATGCCGTGCAGTTCCATCCTGAAAAATCTGGCGAGCCGGGATTAAAACTCTTAAGGAATTTTGGTGAGCTTGCATGA
- the hisA gene encoding 1-(5-phosphoribosyl)-5-((5-phosphoribosylamino)methylideneamino)imidazole-4-carboxamide isomerase, whose amino-acid sequence MIDVYPAIDIYNGRAVFLENGRLERIKVYGDPVYYALRFQEYFDFLHVIDLNGAIENKRKNRDVIKNIIKEVKAKVQVGGGLRTLNDVIDVYDSGAYSAIIGTNIDIEVDKNVTLSIDVYKDRVANRGWLNITDNDPVSFYKMLKNRFSRFIYTNIGSDGTNNSGIPEKFWDNEYFIYAGGVSGINDVKKALKNGFSGIIIGRALYENRIDPGELKCLQKGL is encoded by the coding sequence ATGATCGATGTTTACCCAGCAATAGATATTTACAATGGCAGGGCAGTCTTCCTGGAGAATGGCAGGCTTGAAAGGATTAAGGTGTATGGCGATCCTGTTTATTACGCCCTGAGATTTCAGGAATATTTTGATTTTCTTCACGTTATAGATTTAAACGGTGCAATAGAAAATAAAAGAAAAAACAGGGATGTAATAAAAAATATAATAAAAGAGGTAAAAGCAAAGGTTCAGGTTGGTGGGGGCCTTAGAACTTTAAATGATGTAATTGATGTTTATGATTCCGGTGCATACAGTGCAATCATAGGAACAAACATAGATATAGAAGTTGATAAAAACGTTACATTGAGCATCGATGTCTATAAAGACAGGGTTGCAAACAGGGGCTGGCTCAATATTACAGATAATGATCCGGTATCATTCTATAAAATGCTAAAAAACAGGTTTTCAAGGTTTATATACACAAACATAGGCAGTGACGGAACCAATAATTCAGGCATACCTGAAAAATTCTGGGACAATGAATACTTTATCTACGCCGGTGGTGTATCAGGGATAAACGATGTTAAAAAGGCACTTAAAAATGGATTTTCAGGAATAATAATAGGAAGGGCGCTTTATGAAAATAGAATTGATCCAGGTGAGTTGAAATGCTTGCAAAAAGGATTATAG
- the hisF gene encoding imidazole glycerol phosphate synthase subunit HisF translates to MLAKRIIAALDVRNGRVVKGVRFMDIKDAGDPVENAVIYQDQGADEIVFLDISATDEKRDIMIDLVKSVSRELNIPFTVGGGIRSVKTALNLLREGCDKVFLNTYAIENPWIIKEISRETGSANLVIAVDAMYNNGYYVYKNAGRINSGLKLNEWLPLAEYLGAGEILLTSIDSDGTMKGFDNRLISEASSMIDIPVIASGGAGKPEHFLDAFMAGASGALAASILHFKINTVNDIKRYLRSNGVNVRL, encoded by the coding sequence ATGCTTGCAAAAAGGATTATAGCTGCACTTGATGTAAGGAACGGCAGGGTTGTCAAGGGTGTAAGATTCATGGATATAAAAGATGCCGGCGATCCTGTTGAAAATGCTGTTATATACCAGGATCAGGGTGCAGATGAGATCGTCTTCCTTGATATAAGCGCAACAGATGAAAAACGTGATATAATGATCGATCTTGTTAAAAGTGTCTCAAGGGAATTAAACATACCATTTACTGTTGGTGGTGGGATAAGATCTGTAAAAACTGCATTGAACCTTCTAAGGGAGGGCTGTGACAAGGTTTTTTTAAATACATATGCAATTGAAAATCCATGGATAATAAAAGAGATATCAAGAGAAACTGGGTCTGCAAATCTTGTTATAGCAGTTGACGCAATGTACAACAATGGCTATTATGTTTACAAAAACGCTGGCAGGATAAACAGCGGATTAAAATTAAATGAATGGCTTCCACTGGCTGAATACCTTGGCGCCGGCGAGATACTTTTAACATCAATAGACAGCGATGGTACAATGAAAGGCTTCGATAACAGGCTAATATCAGAGGCCTCATCAATGATTGATATACCAGTAATAGCATCTGGCGGTGCCGGAAAACCGGAGCATTTTCTTGATGCCTTTATGGCAGGTGCCTCAGGGGCGCTTGCGGCATCAATACTTCATTTTAAAATCAACACAGTAAATGATATAAAAAGATATTTAAGGAGCAATGGTGTTAATGTCAGATTATAA
- the hisIE gene encoding bifunctional phosphoribosyl-AMP cyclohydrolase/phosphoribosyl-ATP diphosphatase HisIE, with amino-acid sequence MSDYNINFNDGIVPVVVQDFDTGDVLTLAYMDRNALEMTMKTGYAFYYSRSMKRIHMKGEVSGNTQKVMEIYQDCNDNSLLIKVKKDGPACHTGNNSCFYRKLGEPKVDGNIDYSLEILLRLEDLVRKRMKDPVNGSYTNYLIDSGDENIRKKVGEEAIETILASGRDRIVYETADLLYHLIVFLAFNNVSLFDVMNELNRRSK; translated from the coding sequence ATGTCAGATTATAATATTAATTTTAATGATGGAATCGTTCCAGTTGTGGTTCAGGATTTTGACACTGGCGATGTTCTTACACTTGCATACATGGACAGAAATGCACTTGAAATGACCATGAAAACAGGCTATGCATTTTATTATTCCAGGTCGATGAAGAGGATCCACATGAAGGGCGAGGTAAGCGGCAATACCCAAAAGGTAATGGAAATATACCAGGACTGCAATGATAACTCACTCTTAATAAAGGTTAAAAAGGATGGCCCTGCATGCCATACAGGAAATAATTCATGCTTTTATAGAAAGCTTGGAGAGCCAAAGGTCGATGGAAATATAGATTACTCGCTTGAAATACTTTTAAGGCTCGAAGACCTGGTAAGGAAGAGGATGAAAGATCCTGTTAATGGATCTTATACAAATTATTTAATAGACTCCGGGGATGAAAACATAAGAAAGAAGGTTGGTGAGGAGGCAATTGAGACCATACTTGCATCCGGAAGGGATCGAATAGTATACGAGACCGCCGATCTTTTATACCATTTAATAGTCTTTCTTGCTTTTAACAATGTATCGCTCTTTGATGTAATGAATGAGCTTAACAGGAGATCAAAATAA